In Pseudomonas alcaliphila JAB1, a single window of DNA contains:
- a CDS encoding TIGR03862 family flavoprotein, with the protein MTTDSPTTAHHVAIIGGGPAGLMAAEVLAQGGVRVELFDAMPSVGRKFLLAGVGGMNITHSEPKDAFIGRYGERQAEVATLLREFDADALRTWIHGLGIDTFVGTSGRVFPSDMKAAPLLRAWLRRLRELGVTIHTRSRWLGWNADGSLRITGADGERALAADACLLALGGGSWARLGSDGAWVPLLQARGIEIAALKPSNCGFEVANWSEYLREKFAGAPLKNVALSLPDQAPRIGEFVLTAGGIEGSLVYAFSADIRRAIEADGQAVIHLDLLPQMPLVKLQQSLAKPRGKHSMAKHLHRQAGLDGVKAALLRELAPAAAFAEPAALASWIKALPITLLRPRPLDEAISSAGGVPFAALDEGLMLRSLPGVFCAGEMLDWEAPTGGYLLTACFASGRVAAQGLLDWLHAV; encoded by the coding sequence ATGACCACAGACAGCCCGACCACCGCTCATCACGTCGCCATCATCGGCGGCGGCCCTGCCGGGCTGATGGCTGCCGAAGTGCTGGCGCAAGGCGGCGTGCGTGTGGAGCTATTCGATGCCATGCCCTCGGTGGGGCGCAAGTTCCTGCTGGCCGGCGTCGGCGGCATGAACATCACCCACTCCGAGCCCAAGGACGCCTTCATCGGCCGTTATGGCGAGCGTCAGGCCGAAGTCGCGACGCTGCTGCGCGAGTTCGATGCCGATGCCCTGCGCACCTGGATTCATGGCCTGGGCATCGACACCTTCGTCGGCACCTCCGGCCGCGTATTCCCCAGCGACATGAAGGCCGCGCCGCTGCTGCGCGCCTGGCTGCGCCGCCTGCGCGAACTGGGCGTAACGATCCACACGCGCAGCCGCTGGCTGGGCTGGAACGCGGACGGCAGCCTGCGTATCACCGGCGCAGATGGCGAACGCGCACTGGCTGCCGATGCCTGCCTGCTGGCACTGGGCGGCGGCAGTTGGGCGCGCCTAGGCTCCGACGGTGCCTGGGTGCCCCTGTTGCAGGCTCGCGGCATCGAGATTGCAGCACTGAAACCGAGCAACTGCGGTTTCGAGGTGGCCAACTGGAGCGAGTATCTCAGGGAGAAATTCGCCGGTGCGCCGCTGAAGAACGTTGCCCTTAGCCTGCCCGACCAGGCGCCTCGCATCGGCGAGTTCGTGCTGACTGCAGGCGGCATCGAAGGCAGCCTGGTGTACGCCTTTTCCGCCGATATCCGCCGCGCCATCGAGGCCGACGGCCAGGCCGTGATTCACCTCGACCTGTTGCCGCAGATGCCGCTGGTCAAGCTGCAGCAGTCGCTAGCCAAGCCACGCGGCAAGCACTCGATGGCCAAGCACCTGCATCGCCAGGCCGGGCTGGACGGGGTGAAGGCTGCCCTGCTGCGTGAACTGGCGCCGGCTGCCGCATTTGCCGAACCGGCTGCTCTGGCGTCCTGGATCAAGGCGCTGCCGATCACCCTGCTGCGCCCCCGACCGCTGGACGAGGCGATCAGCTCCGCTGGCGGCGTGCCCTTCGCGGCGCTGGACGAAGGCCTGATGCTCAGGTCCCTGCCCGGCGTGTTCTGCGCCGGCGAGATGCTCGACTGGGAAGCGCCCACCGGCGGCTACCTGCTCACCGCCTGCTTCGCCAGCGGGCGGGTCGCGGCGCAGGGCCTACTCGACTGGTTGCATGCCGTGTAG
- a CDS encoding response regulator, with protein sequence MIPLLVCDDSNMARKQLIRALPPEWPVSLSQANNGEEALALIRQGLGPVMLLDLTMPVLDGYQTLAALRAEGLSSKVIVVSGDVQEEAVRRVRELGALAFIKKPADPETLRQTLIDLKLFDPQATPAAQAQAAALSELKVSFRDALREVSNVAMGRAAALLAKVLGVFVQLPVPQVNIFEVSELHMTLLDAQRGERFSAICQGFIGEAIAGEALLLFHDSEVDDMARLLGWQPENEAQTSEMLLDLASILIGACLAGVAEQLDLRFSQGHPQLLGQHASLDQLIQVNRQRWRKTLAVEISYSLEGHAIHFDLLLLFTEDSIKRLTDKIGYLME encoded by the coding sequence GTGATCCCGCTGCTGGTCTGTGATGACTCCAATATGGCGCGCAAGCAACTGATCCGCGCCCTGCCGCCGGAATGGCCGGTTTCCCTCAGCCAAGCCAACAACGGCGAGGAGGCGCTGGCCTTGATCCGTCAGGGTCTGGGCCCGGTCATGCTGCTCGACCTGACCATGCCGGTGCTCGATGGCTACCAGACCCTGGCCGCGCTGCGCGCAGAAGGGCTCAGCAGCAAGGTTATCGTTGTCTCCGGCGACGTGCAGGAAGAAGCCGTGCGCCGCGTGCGTGAGCTGGGCGCCCTGGCCTTCATCAAGAAGCCCGCCGACCCCGAGACCCTGCGCCAGACGCTGATCGACCTGAAGCTGTTCGACCCGCAGGCCACGCCAGCGGCGCAGGCCCAGGCCGCTGCGCTGTCAGAACTCAAGGTCAGCTTCCGCGATGCCCTGCGCGAAGTCAGCAACGTCGCCATGGGCCGCGCCGCCGCGTTGCTGGCCAAGGTACTGGGTGTATTCGTGCAGTTGCCGGTGCCGCAGGTGAATATCTTCGAAGTCAGCGAGCTGCACATGACCCTGCTCGACGCCCAACGCGGCGAGCGCTTCAGCGCCATCTGCCAGGGCTTCATCGGCGAGGCCATCGCCGGAGAGGCGCTGCTGCTGTTCCATGACTCGGAAGTGGACGACATGGCGCGCCTGCTCGGCTGGCAGCCGGAGAACGAAGCGCAAACCTCGGAGATGTTGTTGGATCTGGCCAGCATCCTGATCGGCGCCTGCCTGGCCGGCGTCGCCGAGCAACTCGACCTGCGCTTCTCCCAGGGCCACCCGCAGTTGCTCGGCCAGCATGCCAGTCTCGACCAGCTGATCCAGGTCAACCGCCAGCGCTGGCGCAAGACCCTGGCCGTGGAGATCAGCTACAGCCTGGAAGGCCATGCCATCCACTTCGACCTGCTGTTGTTGTTCACCGAAGATTCGATCAAACGCCTGACCGACAAGATCGGCTACCTGATGGAGTGA
- a CDS encoding PAS domain-containing protein codes for MPAQIDIKEVHWLLDIVQCIDVGVVVLDRQYRVEVWNAFMENHSGLGPDQVQGRSLFELFPDIDRPWLERKVESVVQLGTRAFSLWQQRPYLMRFKSYQPITGQADFMYQNVTLLPLAGQPVEHVCLVIYDMTAAAVAALAQPAR; via the coding sequence ATGCCCGCACAGATCGATATCAAGGAAGTTCACTGGCTGCTCGACATCGTGCAATGCATCGACGTCGGTGTGGTGGTGCTCGACCGCCAATACCGCGTCGAAGTGTGGAATGCCTTCATGGAGAACCACTCCGGGCTGGGGCCGGACCAGGTACAGGGGCGTTCGTTGTTCGAGCTGTTCCCGGACATTGACCGCCCCTGGCTGGAGCGCAAGGTGGAAAGCGTAGTGCAATTGGGCACCCGTGCCTTCAGCCTGTGGCAGCAACGCCCCTACCTGATGCGCTTCAAGAGTTACCAGCCGATCACCGGCCAGGCCGATTTCATGTACCAGAACGTCACCCTGCTGCCGCTGGCCGGCCAGCCGGTGGAGCATGTGTGCCTGGTGATCTACGATATGACCGCTGCAGCTGTGGCGGCACTGGCGCAACCGGCTCGATAA
- a CDS encoding VOC family protein, with amino-acid sequence MLRSVELKTFVPARDFALSMDFYQAMGFKRGWSDEQMAYFSHGEHCAFLLQNFYVKEQAENFVMHLLVEEVDAWWQQIQAARLDERFGTRLIAPQDQPWGMHEFMVFDPSGVLWRIAQNS; translated from the coding sequence ATGCTGCGCAGCGTTGAACTGAAAACCTTCGTCCCGGCACGGGACTTCGCCCTGAGCATGGATTTCTACCAGGCCATGGGCTTCAAGCGCGGTTGGTCGGACGAACAGATGGCCTATTTCAGCCATGGCGAGCACTGCGCCTTTCTGCTGCAGAACTTCTACGTGAAGGAACAGGCGGAGAACTTCGTCATGCACCTGCTGGTGGAAGAAGTCGATGCGTGGTGGCAGCAGATTCAGGCAGCCCGCCTGGATGAGCGGTTCGGCACGCGACTGATCGCGCCGCAGGATCAGCCCTGGGGCATGCACGAGTTCATGGTGTTCGATCCCAGCGGCGTGCTGTGGCGAATAGCGCAGAATAGTTGA